From the genome of Streptomyces sp. NBC_00659, one region includes:
- a CDS encoding alpha/beta hydrolase, with protein MGLTSNKVLVLVILLAVLLFVGTVWWWPRLARRTWRSVSGRVGLLLATQVMLFASIGLSANQAFGFYASWADLLGRERGEGVVVDHNGASGPGGGPLQVVDTEQMTVSGGARPRSGGQIQKIDIVGRTTRIATPAYVYLPPEYFQPRYRTRTFPAVTVLTGYPGTARALIKALHFPQTENRLVRSGRSQPMILVMLRPTVAPPRDTECVDIPGGPQTESFFAKDLPDAVSAHYRVGAKPRSWGIIGDSTGGYCALKLAVHHPGTYAAGVGLSPYYKAPIDRTTGDLFRGDKALRDSADLRWYLRNKPAPDTSLLVTSSKVGESNYRATLDFIDLVKSKKPTRISSIILDSGGHNFNTWRREIPGALQWLSGRLSDR; from the coding sequence ATGGGTCTCACGAGCAACAAGGTGCTGGTACTGGTGATCCTGCTCGCGGTGCTGCTCTTCGTCGGCACGGTGTGGTGGTGGCCGCGGCTCGCCAGGCGTACCTGGCGGTCCGTCAGCGGGCGTGTCGGGCTGCTGCTGGCGACCCAGGTGATGCTGTTCGCGTCGATCGGGCTGTCGGCCAACCAGGCGTTCGGGTTCTACGCCAGCTGGGCGGATCTTCTCGGCCGGGAGAGAGGCGAGGGCGTGGTCGTCGACCACAACGGCGCGAGCGGTCCGGGCGGCGGCCCCCTCCAGGTCGTGGACACCGAGCAGATGACCGTCTCGGGCGGTGCCCGGCCGCGGAGCGGCGGCCAGATCCAGAAGATCGACATCGTCGGCCGTACGACCCGGATCGCCACACCGGCGTACGTGTATCTGCCGCCGGAGTACTTCCAGCCGCGGTACCGGACCCGTACGTTCCCGGCGGTGACCGTGCTGACGGGCTATCCCGGCACGGCCCGGGCACTCATCAAGGCCCTGCATTTCCCGCAGACGGAGAATCGTTTGGTCAGGAGCGGCAGGAGTCAGCCGATGATCCTGGTGATGCTGCGGCCGACCGTCGCTCCGCCGCGGGACACCGAGTGCGTGGACATCCCCGGCGGCCCGCAGACGGAGTCCTTCTTCGCCAAGGACCTCCCCGACGCCGTGTCGGCCCATTACCGGGTGGGCGCAAAGCCCCGGAGCTGGGGCATCATCGGCGATTCGACGGGCGGGTACTGCGCGCTCAAACTCGCCGTCCACCACCCCGGGACGTATGCCGCCGGCGTCGGCCTGTCGCCGTACTACAAGGCGCCGATCGACCGCACGACGGGCGACCTCTTCCGGGGCGACAAGGCCTTGCGCGACAGCGCCGATCTGCGCTGGTACCTGAGGAACAAGCCCGCCCCGGACACCTCGCTCCTCGTCACCAGCAGCAAGGTGGGCGAATCCAACTACAGAGCCACGCTCGACTTCATAGACCTCGTGAAATCGAAGAAGCCCACCAGGATCTCGTCGATCATCCTCGACAGCGGTGGCCACAACTTCAACACCTGGCGGCGGGAGATTCCGGGTGCCCTCCAGTGGCTCAGCGGACGCCTGAGCGACCGCTGA
- a CDS encoding PH domain-containing protein, which yields MPDDQGPVPEEKPLKPLSERRLHPVTPFRRAWAPVAVLAGWAVHDPGQAQEQLARLTTTVLLLGFAVIVPGAALYGFMSWWFTHFAVTDTELRIRTGLLFRRTAHIRLERLQAVDITQPLLARVAGVAKLKLDVVGTDKKDELAYLGEGDARKLRAELLARAAGFAPESAHEVGEAPVRQLLHVPPGVLAASLLLTGATWASLVAALVVPTLLWFATHSAWTVLATGLPLLGAAGASSVGRFVGEYDWTVGESPDGLRIDHGLLDRTHETVPPGRVQTVRIVEPLLWRGRWVRVELDVAGSSNSVLVPVAPREVAEAVIAAVLPGVTVPASLDRPPRRAGWCVPFWWRGYGLAVTGTVFAARRGLLRRRLFLVPHAKAQSVRLTQGPWERFKGLADVHIDAGAGRTVTARLRDAAEAAELLQAQADRSRTGRREARPDRWMA from the coding sequence GTGCCGGACGACCAGGGTCCCGTACCGGAGGAGAAGCCCCTGAAACCGCTGTCCGAGCGGCGGTTGCACCCCGTGACCCCGTTCCGGCGAGCCTGGGCGCCGGTGGCCGTCCTCGCGGGCTGGGCCGTCCACGACCCGGGCCAGGCACAGGAACAGCTCGCCCGGCTCACGACGACCGTGCTGCTCCTGGGGTTCGCCGTGATCGTTCCGGGCGCCGCCCTCTACGGCTTCATGAGCTGGTGGTTCACGCATTTCGCGGTGACCGACACCGAACTGCGCATCCGCACCGGCCTGTTGTTCCGCCGCACCGCCCACATCCGGCTCGAACGGCTCCAGGCCGTCGACATCACCCAGCCGCTGCTGGCCCGCGTCGCGGGCGTCGCCAAACTGAAGCTCGATGTCGTCGGGACCGACAAGAAGGACGAGCTGGCCTATCTGGGCGAGGGCGACGCCCGCAAGCTGCGTGCCGAACTCCTCGCCCGGGCGGCCGGGTTCGCGCCCGAGTCCGCCCACGAGGTCGGCGAGGCACCGGTCCGGCAGCTCCTGCACGTCCCGCCCGGCGTCCTGGCCGCCTCCCTGCTGCTCACCGGTGCCACCTGGGCCTCCCTGGTCGCCGCGCTCGTCGTGCCCACGCTGCTGTGGTTCGCCACGCACAGCGCCTGGACGGTCCTCGCGACCGGACTGCCCCTGCTCGGCGCGGCGGGCGCGAGCAGCGTCGGGCGGTTCGTCGGTGAGTACGACTGGACGGTGGGCGAGTCGCCCGACGGCCTGCGCATCGATCACGGGCTCCTGGACCGGACGCACGAAACGGTGCCGCCCGGACGCGTGCAGACCGTACGGATCGTCGAACCCCTGCTGTGGCGCGGCAGATGGGTGCGGGTCGAGCTGGACGTGGCCGGGTCCTCGAACTCGGTCCTCGTGCCCGTCGCTCCGCGCGAGGTCGCCGAGGCCGTGATCGCCGCCGTGCTGCCCGGTGTGACCGTTCCCGCGTCACTGGACCGGCCGCCGCGGCGGGCCGGCTGGTGCGTGCCGTTCTGGTGGCGCGGGTACGGACTCGCCGTCACCGGCACCGTGTTCGCCGCGCGCCGCGGGCTGTTGCGGCGCCGCCTCTTCCTCGTCCCGCACGCCAAGGCGCAGAGCGTCCGGCTGACCCAGGGGCCCTGGGAGCGCTTCAAGGGGCTCGCCGACGTCCACATCGACGCCGGTGCCGGCAGGACGGTGACCGCGCGGCTGCGGGATGCCGCCGAGGCGGCGGAGCTCCTCCAGGCACAGGCGGACCGGTCCCGCACGGGACGGCGGGAAGCCCGGCCGGACCGGTGGATGGCCTGA
- a CDS encoding PH domain-containing protein, with product METGSARTEKSAPGEPVWTGLPPGLLRMRRLLLVVWLGLLTVAVGLLLALFAGPGWAAFALLPPALAAWGWRMLGRNWSSWRYAERADDLLISRGVLWREETVVPYGRMQLVEVTSGPLERHFGLAGVQLHTAAAATDARIPGLDPAEAERLRDRLTELGEARSAGL from the coding sequence ATGGAAACGGGGAGCGCGCGGACCGAGAAGAGCGCGCCGGGGGAGCCGGTCTGGACCGGACTGCCTCCGGGGCTGCTGCGCATGCGACGACTGCTGCTGGTGGTGTGGCTGGGACTCCTGACGGTCGCCGTCGGCCTGCTCCTCGCTCTGTTCGCCGGTCCGGGCTGGGCGGCCTTCGCCCTGCTGCCGCCCGCCCTCGCCGCCTGGGGCTGGCGCATGCTGGGGCGCAACTGGAGCTCCTGGCGGTACGCGGAACGCGCGGACGACCTGCTGATCAGCCGGGGGGTGCTGTGGCGTGAGGAGACCGTGGTGCCGTACGGGCGCATGCAGCTCGTCGAGGTGACCTCCGGGCCCCTGGAACGCCACTTCGGGCTGGCCGGCGTGCAGCTGCACACGGCCGCCGCGGCCACCGACGCGCGCATCCCGGGTCTCGACCCGGCCGAGGCCGAGCGGCTGCGCGACCGGCTGACCGAACTGGGCGAGGCACGATCGGCGGGCCTGTGA